In a genomic window of Vigna angularis cultivar LongXiaoDou No.4 chromosome 6, ASM1680809v1, whole genome shotgun sequence:
- the LOC108342591 gene encoding uncharacterized protein LOC108342591 yields the protein MINILLFVLYLLCSHVSHKVYGIHTILNEDLELEKQLKLINKFPIKSIHTEFRNIVDCIDIYKQPSFDHHLLKDHKLQRKPNLLNVTGESSQENLEPRSIFGLDKNKCPMGTVPIPRTKKDDFIQGKSLLNDHILVQDLLGVHLAEVSLKPHFGPYYGVKGTNSIYNPRVDTKFQISMSHLWVQNGPIESTNKISLGWHVIPQLYGDYGTHYFTSWTSDNYKKTGCYNIKCAGFVQTSKELYPGMRIGNLSVYGGPTYAASLSISQDAVTKNWWISIDNKSIGYFPAKLFSNMSSADEVGWGGRTRTHPGTHSPQMGSGYFPDDDASHACFFKQVSIQDSSRKTRGAKIYETHSFTDNPKCYDVRYYGDSGSYYGYILLFGGPGGNCGS from the exons ATGATCAATATATTGTTGTTTGTCCTATATTTGTTGTGTAGTCATGTTAGCCATAAAGTTTATGGAATTCACACTATACTAAATGAAGACTTAGAGTTGGAGAAACAACTTAAACTTATTAATAAGTTTCCGATCAAGAGTAttcat aCCGAATTCAGAAATATTGTTGATTGCATTGACATTTACAAACAACCATCATTTGACCATCATTTACTAAAGGATCATAAGTTACAG agaAAACCCAACCTACTAAATGTTACGGGAGAGTCAAGTCAAGAAAATTTAGAACCTAGATCCATCTTTGGATTGGATAAGAATAAATGTCCGATGGGGACTGTTCCTATACCGAGAACAAAAAAAGATGACTTTATTCAAGGAAAATCATTATTAAATGATCATATATTGGTTCAAGACCTTCTTGGTGTTCAT cTTGCAGAAGTTTCTCTTAAACCACATTTTGGACCTTATTACGGAGTAAAAGGAACAAATAGTATTTATAATCCACGAGTTGACACCAAGTTTCAAATCTCTATGTCTCATTTATGGGTTCAAAATGGTCCCATAGAATCAACTAACAAAATCTCATTAGGATGGCAT GTGATTCCACAACTATATGGTGATTATGGAACCCACTATTTTACCTCGTGGACG TCTGATAACTACAAGAAGACAGGATGCTACAATATTAAATGTGCAGGCTTTGTTCAAACTAGCAAAGAATTATACCCTGGTATGCGCATAGGCAACCTATCTGTCTATGGAGGACCAACTTATGCAGCTTCCCTTTCTATTTCTCAG GATGCAGTGACAAAAAATTGGTGGATAAGTATAGACAATAAGTCTATTGGATATTTTCCAGCAAAATTGTTTTCGAATATGAGCTCAGCTGATGAAGTAGGGTGGGGTGGAAGAACAAGAACTCATCCTGGTACCCATAGTCCTCAAATGGGGTCTGGATATTTTCCTGATGATGATGCTTCTCACGCTTGTTTCTTTAAACAAGTTTCGATTCAAGATTCATCAAGAAAAACTCGTGGAgctaaaatatatgaaactcaTTCCTTTACTGACAATCCCAAATGTTATGATGTTCGATACTATGGCGATTCAGGAAGCTACTACGGTTATATTCTCCTATTTGGAGGACCCGGTGGTAATTGTGGcagttaa